One genomic window of Pelotomaculum isophthalicicum JI includes the following:
- a CDS encoding AbrB/MazE/SpoVT family DNA-binding domain-containing protein codes for MATNQPIVDNAKIMAKGQVTIPKDIRDMLKLAEGERVTFICQGDYAIVMNSAIYAMKTLQKEMQGKFEAVGINSDDNINDLVKEIRQEIEGR; via the coding sequence ATGGCTACAAACCAGCCGATTGTAGATAATGCCAAAATTATGGCAAAAGGTCAGGTAACAATTCCCAAAGATATACGGGACATGCTCAAATTAGCTGAGGGTGAAAGAGTGACATTCATTTGCCAGGGCGATTATGCTATTGTTATGAACTCTGCTATTTATGCAATGAAAACCCTTCAAAAAGAAATGCAAGGAAAATTTGAAGCTGTGGGAATCAACTCGGACGACAATATAAATGATTTGGTTAAAGAAATACGGCAGGAGATTGAAGGTAGATGA
- a CDS encoding tetratricopeptide repeat protein: MQHRVVTEYSNELHQLLVSVSKHFYFGSDGNVRYQEKPMDVNIKNCYKSRKEHLVYYILRDHFSGTFTFQIATTKRLVPLADFLHYAWSEDVGEEKFIWGMPDFIFIPQMITMDGLFSGLNNIHVNPLHPPSGFASGIRIIRDIEDSLSFFMNRTVDHRLEGMSKLRFEVYDYLINSSYRDNIFVKWQTNLPSEGHPRIVPPYPDFIRLFSKGDAGNSGLVLVGKEQKDKGVQQEKQKLKKKKAAPDYPSFSEEKLSQAQELIYDAWEEPNRQKCLALARKALRISPYCADAYNLLAEKSESMEERQDLYQKGVQAGRTALGDLFFKKHAGHFWGYLETRPYMRALAGLSECLWKNGQRQKAIGNYQKMLQLNPNDNQGIRYILINCLLAEAMDGEAEKLLSEYQESSCFMLYSQALLSFRNLDRGKSTKRLKQAIDSNRYVPNYLLGLKRIPWFLPAGYSWGSEEEAVLYASDAYDVWKDTSGALDWLADEIKNGPMEN, translated from the coding sequence ATGCAGCACCGCGTTGTTACCGAGTATTCTAACGAATTACATCAACTGCTGGTTTCCGTATCAAAACATTTTTATTTTGGCAGTGACGGCAATGTAAGATACCAGGAAAAACCCATGGATGTAAATATAAAAAATTGTTACAAATCCAGGAAAGAGCACCTTGTATACTATATTTTACGGGACCACTTCAGCGGGACCTTCACTTTCCAGATTGCTACCACCAAAAGACTTGTCCCTCTTGCCGATTTCTTGCATTATGCCTGGAGTGAAGATGTGGGAGAAGAAAAATTCATCTGGGGGATGCCCGACTTTATTTTCATACCCCAGATGATTACCATGGACGGGCTCTTTTCCGGATTGAACAATATTCATGTTAATCCCTTGCATCCTCCCAGTGGTTTTGCTTCGGGAATTAGAATCATCAGGGATATTGAAGATAGTCTGTCTTTCTTTATGAACAGAACCGTAGACCATAGATTGGAGGGCATGAGCAAATTACGGTTTGAAGTATATGACTACCTCATTAATTCATCTTATCGAGATAACATATTTGTTAAATGGCAGACAAACCTGCCTTCCGAAGGGCATCCCAGAATTGTGCCCCCTTATCCCGATTTTATCCGCCTCTTTTCTAAAGGTGACGCCGGGAACTCCGGTTTGGTCCTGGTGGGTAAGGAACAGAAGGACAAGGGTGTTCAACAGGAAAAGCAAAAGCTGAAAAAGAAAAAAGCAGCCCCTGATTATCCCTCATTTTCCGAGGAAAAACTCAGCCAAGCCCAAGAATTGATCTATGACGCTTGGGAAGAACCGAACAGGCAAAAATGCCTTGCCTTGGCCCGTAAAGCATTGCGCATTTCGCCTTACTGTGCCGATGCCTATAATCTGTTGGCTGAAAAAAGCGAATCCATGGAAGAACGTCAGGATTTATACCAAAAAGGGGTACAAGCCGGTCGCACAGCCTTGGGGGATTTATTTTTTAAAAAACATGCCGGCCATTTCTGGGGATATCTTGAAACCCGGCCTTATATGAGGGCTTTGGCTGGTTTGTCGGAATGTCTTTGGAAGAACGGGCAGCGACAGAAAGCTATCGGAAACTATCAAAAGATGTTGCAATTAAATCCCAACGATAACCAGGGAATCCGCTACATTTTGATCAACTGCCTGCTGGCCGAAGCAATGGATGGGGAGGCTGAAAAACTCCTGTCGGAGTATCAGGAGTCATCATGCTTTATGTTATACAGTCAGGCCCTCTTGTCCTTTCGGAACTTAGACCGTGGCAAGTCCACCAAGCGTCTAAAGCAGGCCATTGACTCCAACCGATATGTGCCTAACTACTTGTTAGGGTTAAAGCGCATTCCCTGGTTTCTTCCTGCTGGATATTCGTGGGGAAGTGAGGAAGAGGCTGTCTTATATGCTTCTGACGCCTATGATGTGTGGAAAGATACGTCGGGTGCTTTAGATTGGCTGGCTGATGAAATTAAGAATGGTCCCATGGAGAATTAA